From the genome of Streptomyces sp. NBC_01116, one region includes:
- a CDS encoding DEDDh family exonuclease — protein sequence MTMLDDRQTAAPWPTAYPQGYAVVDVETTGLARDDRIVSAAVYRLDALGNVEDHWYTLVNPERDPGPVWIHGLTSDVLEGAPLFPEVAAELSERLADRVLVAHNAAFDWSMIAREYARASVVAPVEHRLCTIALAKELRLPLPNHKLASLAAHFGVVQQHAHHALDDARVLAEAFRPSLHAAARGGVRLPLLECRPLTEWSDSPVTPRVGYQPSRQPNSWRPSRKRPACPYPNPGRYEKEKPLQQGMRVAFSGDTSIDRELLEDRAVEAGLHVATSVSRLTSLLVTNDPDAATSKTQKAKTFGTPILEESAFTHLLRDVAPAEPVPGTTLPHQAPAPSSE from the coding sequence GTGACCATGCTCGACGACCGCCAGACAGCCGCACCGTGGCCGACCGCCTACCCCCAGGGGTACGCGGTCGTCGACGTGGAGACCACCGGACTCGCCCGCGACGACCGGATAGTGTCCGCCGCCGTCTACCGGCTGGACGCCCTGGGCAACGTCGAGGACCACTGGTACACGCTGGTCAACCCGGAGCGGGACCCCGGCCCCGTCTGGATCCACGGGCTGACGAGCGATGTCCTGGAAGGCGCCCCGCTCTTCCCGGAGGTCGCGGCCGAGCTGTCGGAGCGGCTCGCGGACCGCGTGCTCGTCGCGCACAACGCGGCGTTCGACTGGTCGATGATCGCCCGGGAGTACGCGCGAGCGTCGGTGGTCGCCCCGGTCGAGCACCGGCTGTGCACGATCGCGCTGGCCAAGGAGCTGCGGCTGCCGCTGCCCAACCACAAGCTGGCCTCCCTCGCCGCGCACTTCGGCGTCGTGCAGCAGCACGCCCACCACGCCCTGGACGACGCCCGGGTGCTGGCCGAGGCGTTCCGGCCGAGCCTGCACGCGGCGGCCCGGGGCGGGGTGCGGCTGCCACTGCTGGAGTGCCGTCCGCTGACCGAGTGGTCCGACTCCCCCGTCACCCCGCGCGTCGGCTATCAGCCCTCCCGGCAGCCGAACAGCTGGCGGCCCTCGCGCAAGCGCCCGGCCTGCCCGTATCCCAATCCGGGGCGGTACGAGAAGGAGAAGCCGCTCCAGCAGGGGATGCGGGTGGCCTTCTCCGGGGACACCTCCATCGACCGGGAGCTGCTGGAGGACCGGGCGGTGGAGGCCGGCCTGCACGTGGCGACCAGCGTGTCGCGGCTGACCAGTCTGCTGGTGACCAACGACCCGGACGCGGCCACCTCCAAGACACAGAAGGCGAAGACCTTCGGGACGCCGATCCTGGAGGAGAGCGCCTTCACCCATCTGCTGCGCGACGTGGCCCCCGCCGAACCCGTTCCGGGGACGACTCTGCCGCACCAAGCCCCCGCACCGTCATCGGAGTGA
- a CDS encoding SURF1 family protein, producing MYRFLLTRQWVILTLLGLALIPTMIELGFWQFHKHEHRVEQNGLISRNLDAEPVPVSELTSPGHTVPRSDYWRAVTATGTFDTEHEVVVRRRTSDDDRIGVHVLTPLDLKGGGTVLVNRGWVPAAPNQTAFPDVPPAPRGEVTVAGRLKADETTGSSGIKDLAGLPDRQVMLINSDQQSQLLSRTVLGGYIEQTAPRPAGALPEQIASPDDSSIGPHMAYAVQWWLFVAAVPVGWIVLVRREKRDREQAAAENATADAPEQPAPASA from the coding sequence GTGTACCGCTTCCTGTTGACCCGGCAGTGGGTGATCCTCACCCTGCTCGGCCTCGCGCTGATCCCGACGATGATCGAGCTGGGTTTCTGGCAGTTCCACAAGCACGAACACCGGGTCGAGCAGAACGGGCTGATCTCGCGGAACCTCGACGCGGAGCCGGTCCCGGTCTCCGAGCTCACCTCTCCCGGACACACCGTCCCGCGCTCGGACTACTGGCGGGCGGTCACCGCGACGGGGACGTTCGACACCGAGCACGAGGTGGTCGTCCGCCGCCGGACCTCGGACGACGACCGCATCGGCGTCCATGTCCTGACCCCGCTGGACCTCAAGGGCGGCGGCACCGTCCTGGTCAACCGCGGCTGGGTGCCGGCCGCTCCGAACCAGACCGCCTTCCCCGACGTGCCGCCCGCGCCCCGGGGCGAAGTGACCGTCGCCGGGCGGCTCAAGGCGGACGAGACGACCGGCAGCAGCGGCATCAAGGACCTGGCGGGACTGCCCGACCGGCAGGTGATGCTGATCAACAGCGACCAGCAGTCCCAGCTGCTGTCCCGGACGGTCCTCGGCGGGTACATCGAGCAGACCGCCCCCCGGCCGGCCGGTGCCCTGCCCGAGCAGATCGCCTCCCCCGACGACAGCTCGATCGGCCCGCACATGGCCTACGCCGTCCAGTGGTGGCTGTTCGTCGCCGCCGTCCCGGTCGGCTGGATCGTCCTCGTACGCCGTGAGAAGCGCGACCGCGAGCAGGCCGCCGCCGAGAACGCGACGGCCGACGCCCCCGAGCAGCCCGCGCCGGCGAGCGCCTGA
- a CDS encoding glycoside hydrolase family 15 protein yields MTPRIEDYALIGDLQTAALVGRNGSVDWLCLPRFDSGACFAALLGTEENGHWRIAPKGANPSDTCTRRGYAGDSLVLETYWETRTGTVKVIDFMPQRDRSPDLMRIVEGVSGTVDMSSVLRLRFDFGSVVPWVRRSHGHRVAVAGPDSVWLRSEPPVKTWGQQFSTCSSFTVAEGESVAFVLTWHPSHSPRPKLIDPHKALKHTLHDWAKWTAACTYEGPHRDAVLRSLITLKALTYGPTGGIVAAPTTSLPEEIGGVRNWDYRYCWLRDATLTLGAMVSAGYLEEAEAWRDWLLRAVAGDPADLQIMYGLAGERRLPESELPWLTGYEHSRPVRTGNAAVRQRQLDVYGEVIDALRLARVAGLDDKPHAWNLQLSLLGFLESTWREPDEGLWEIRGARRHFVHSKVMAWVAADRAVCSLEENPELPGDADRWRAMRDAVHAEVCEKGYDPERNTFTQSYGSRELDASTLLIVRTGFLPPDDPRVIGTVDAVRAELGSDGLVRRYSTQGGSVDGLPGDEGAFLACSFWLVDALQRIGRPDEARELFEHLLGLRNDVGLLAEEYDVAAGRQLGNFPQAFSHIGLVNSAVDLAGADPAG; encoded by the coding sequence GTGACCCCACGCATCGAGGACTACGCCCTGATCGGCGATCTCCAGACCGCCGCGCTCGTCGGCAGGAACGGTTCCGTCGACTGGCTCTGCCTGCCCCGCTTCGATTCCGGCGCCTGCTTCGCCGCCCTGCTCGGCACCGAGGAGAACGGCCACTGGCGCATCGCGCCCAAGGGGGCCAACCCCTCGGACACCTGTACCCGGCGCGGGTACGCCGGTGACTCCCTGGTCCTGGAGACGTACTGGGAGACGCGGACCGGCACGGTGAAGGTCATCGACTTCATGCCGCAGCGCGACAGGTCGCCGGACCTGATGCGGATCGTCGAGGGCGTCAGCGGCACCGTCGACATGAGTTCGGTGCTGCGGCTGCGCTTCGACTTCGGCTCGGTGGTGCCCTGGGTGCGGCGTTCGCACGGCCACCGGGTGGCGGTCGCCGGCCCCGACTCCGTATGGCTGCGCAGCGAGCCGCCGGTCAAGACGTGGGGCCAGCAGTTCAGCACCTGCTCCTCGTTCACCGTCGCCGAGGGCGAGAGCGTCGCGTTCGTGCTGACCTGGCACCCCTCGCACTCGCCGCGCCCGAAGCTCATCGACCCGCACAAGGCGCTGAAGCACACCCTCCACGACTGGGCGAAGTGGACCGCCGCCTGCACCTACGAAGGCCCCCACCGCGACGCCGTGCTGCGCTCCCTGATCACCCTGAAGGCGCTGACGTACGGCCCGACCGGCGGCATCGTGGCGGCCCCGACCACCTCCCTGCCGGAGGAGATCGGGGGCGTACGGAACTGGGACTACCGCTACTGCTGGCTGCGGGACGCCACGCTGACGCTCGGGGCGATGGTCTCGGCCGGCTATCTGGAGGAGGCGGAGGCCTGGCGGGACTGGCTGCTGCGGGCCGTCGCCGGGGACCCGGCCGACCTCCAGATCATGTACGGGCTGGCGGGCGAGCGGCGGCTGCCCGAGTCGGAGCTGCCCTGGCTCACCGGGTACGAGCACTCCCGGCCGGTGCGCACCGGCAACGCGGCCGTGCGCCAGCGTCAGCTCGATGTGTACGGCGAGGTCATCGACGCGCTCCGCCTCGCCCGCGTCGCCGGTCTCGACGACAAGCCGCACGCCTGGAACCTCCAGCTCAGCCTGCTCGGCTTCCTGGAGTCGACCTGGCGCGAGCCGGACGAGGGGCTGTGGGAGATCCGCGGCGCCCGGCGGCACTTCGTGCACTCCAAGGTGATGGCCTGGGTGGCCGCCGACCGGGCGGTGTGCTCGCTGGAGGAGAATCCCGAACTGCCCGGCGACGCGGACCGCTGGCGGGCGATGCGGGACGCCGTGCACGCCGAGGTCTGCGAGAAGGGGTACGACCCCGAGCGGAACACCTTCACCCAGTCCTACGGGTCACGGGAGCTGGACGCCTCGACGCTGCTCATCGTGCGGACCGGGTTCCTGCCGCCGGACGACCCCCGGGTGATCGGCACGGTGGACGCGGTCCGCGCCGAGCTCGGCAGCGACGGGCTGGTCCGCCGCTACAGCACCCAGGGCGGCTCCGTGGACGGTCTGCCGGGCGACGAGGGCGCGTTCCTCGCCTGCTCGTTCTGGCTGGTGGACGCGTTGCAGCGGATCGGCCGGCCGGACGAGGCGCGGGAGCTGTTCGAGCATCTGCTGGGGCTGCGCAACGACGTGGGCCTGCTGGCCGAGGAGTACGACGTGGCGGCGGGGCGCCAGCTGGGCAACTTCCCCCAGGCCTTCAGCCATATCGGACTGGTGAACTCCGCTGTCGACCTCGCCGGTGCGGACCCGGCAGGATAG
- a CDS encoding SDR family oxidoreductase, producing MDLGLKDRVYIVTGATRGLGNATARSLAADGAKLIITGRDEKSVVEAAAELGPDVVGLAADNADPSAAQRLVDAAREHFGRLDGILISVGGPAPGFLADNTDDQWQTAFETVFLGAVRLARTAAAALGEGGVIGLVLSGSVHEPIAGLTISNGLRPGLAGFAKSLADELGPRGIRVVGVLPARIDTDRVRELDALSGDAEAARTANEARIPLRRYGTPEEFGKTAAFLLSPAASYLTGIMVPVDGGSRHGF from the coding sequence ATGGATCTTGGACTGAAGGACCGCGTCTACATCGTCACCGGAGCGACCCGGGGCCTCGGCAACGCCACGGCCCGCTCCCTCGCCGCCGACGGCGCGAAGCTGATCATCACCGGGCGGGACGAGAAGTCCGTCGTGGAGGCCGCCGCCGAGCTGGGCCCGGACGTGGTCGGGCTCGCCGCCGACAACGCCGACCCGAGCGCCGCACAGCGCCTCGTGGACGCGGCGCGGGAACACTTCGGGCGGCTCGACGGCATCCTCATCAGCGTCGGCGGACCCGCCCCCGGCTTCCTCGCGGACAACACGGACGACCAGTGGCAGACGGCGTTCGAGACGGTGTTCCTGGGAGCGGTACGGCTCGCCCGGACGGCGGCGGCCGCGCTCGGCGAGGGCGGCGTGATCGGCCTCGTGCTCTCCGGATCGGTCCATGAGCCGATCGCGGGGCTGACCATCTCCAACGGGCTGCGCCCCGGTCTCGCCGGTTTCGCCAAGTCGCTGGCCGACGAGCTGGGCCCGCGCGGGATCCGGGTGGTGGGCGTGCTGCCGGCCCGGATCGACACCGACCGGGTCCGCGAACTGGACGCCCTGTCCGGTGACGCGGAGGCCGCCCGCACCGCGAACGAGGCGCGGATTCCGCTGCGGCGCTACGGGACGCCCGAGGAGTTCGGGAAGACCGCGGCCTTCCTGCTCTCCCCCGCCGCCTCCTACCTCACGGGCATCATGGTCCCGGTGGACGGCGGATCACGGCACGGCTTCTGA